The Legionella cincinnatiensis genome includes a region encoding these proteins:
- a CDS encoding catalase: MTDKDKNQKFTTTDSGIPVPSDEYSLTIGPNGPIVLHDHYLIEQMANFNREKIPERQPHAKGGGAFGHFEVTEDVKKYTKAAVFQPGIKTEVVIRFSTVAGERGSPDTWRDPRGFAVKFYTSEGNFDMVGNNTPVFFVRDPMKFQHFIRSQKRRANNNLRDHDMQWDFWTLSPESAHQVTLLMGDRGIPKNWRHMNGYSSHTYMWVNTLGEKFWVKYHFQTDQGIEFLTQEEADHLAGTDGDYHTRDLYEAIERGDYPSWTLYMQIMPFKEAETYRFNPFDLTKVWPHADYPLVKVGKLTLNRNPTDYHTEIEQVAFEPNNMVPGTGISPDKMLLARVFSYADAHRARLGVNYKQIPVNKPKCPVHSYSKDGAMRIENISDPVYAPNSKGGPQADSSKNPEVATWEAHGDFVHAAYTLRRDDNDFVQPNTLVRQVMDDEARNRLVNNVVTHLKNGVTQPVLERAFAYWKKIDQQIGERIEREVRKG, from the coding sequence ATGACTGACAAGGATAAGAATCAAAAATTTACAACAACAGATTCAGGAATACCTGTACCTAGTGATGAATACTCACTAACCATTGGGCCAAATGGTCCGATCGTATTACATGATCACTATCTAATTGAGCAGATGGCAAACTTTAACCGTGAAAAAATCCCAGAGCGCCAACCCCATGCAAAAGGTGGCGGGGCATTTGGTCATTTTGAAGTAACAGAAGATGTAAAAAAATACACAAAAGCTGCCGTATTCCAACCCGGAATAAAAACAGAGGTAGTCATCCGTTTTTCAACTGTTGCTGGAGAACGTGGAAGTCCTGACACGTGGCGAGATCCTCGTGGCTTTGCAGTAAAATTCTACACCAGCGAAGGTAACTTCGATATGGTCGGTAACAATACTCCTGTTTTTTTTGTACGTGATCCCATGAAGTTCCAACACTTTATTCGCTCTCAAAAACGCAGAGCCAACAACAACCTACGTGACCATGACATGCAATGGGATTTCTGGACCCTTTCCCCTGAGTCTGCGCATCAAGTAACATTACTGATGGGTGATCGTGGGATCCCCAAAAACTGGCGCCATATGAACGGCTATTCAAGTCATACTTACATGTGGGTAAATACACTGGGCGAGAAATTCTGGGTCAAATATCATTTTCAAACTGACCAAGGCATTGAATTCCTAACCCAAGAAGAAGCAGATCATCTTGCTGGTACCGATGGTGATTATCACACCCGTGACTTATATGAAGCAATTGAACGTGGTGACTACCCAAGTTGGACTTTGTACATGCAGATTATGCCGTTCAAAGAAGCTGAAACGTATCGTTTTAATCCATTTGATCTTACCAAAGTATGGCCACACGCTGATTATCCTCTGGTCAAAGTAGGAAAACTTACCCTAAACCGTAATCCCACTGATTATCACACTGAAATTGAGCAAGTAGCATTTGAACCTAATAATATGGTACCTGGCACCGGAATCAGTCCTGATAAGATGCTTCTTGCTCGAGTATTTTCTTATGCCGATGCACATCGGGCACGGTTAGGAGTGAATTACAAACAAATACCCGTTAACAAACCTAAATGTCCTGTACACAGCTATAGTAAAGATGGTGCCATGCGTATTGAGAATATTTCTGATCCTGTATACGCCCCTAATTCTAAAGGAGGCCCACAAGCAGATAGCTCAAAAAACCCTGAGGTAGCGACCTGGGAGGCCCATGGAGATTTCGTTCACGCAGCATACACCCTCCGTAGGGATGATAATGACTTTGTACAACCAAATACACTTGTACGCCAAGTTATGGACGATGAAGCTCGTAACAGATTGGTCAATAACGTAGTCACCCATCTAAAAAATGGCGTCACCCAACCGGTATTAGAAAGAGCATTTGCATACTGGAAAAAAATCGATCAACAAATTGGCGAACGCATTGAAAGAGAGGTAAGAAAGGGCTAA
- a CDS encoding carbonic anhydrase family protein — protein sequence MKTISREEQLNITPDQAIDLLQKGNQRFVQNLRYNRNLLQQVNETADGQYPFASILSCIDSRTTAELIFDQGLGDIFSIRIAGNIVNDDIIGSLEFACKVAGSKLIVVLGHTNCGAIKGACDQAELGYLTQLLHKITPAIDQETSFKENRNGNNLPYVNEVARINVENSMKTILNKSSILSELVAQKTIKIVGGLYDVVSGEVSFFGE from the coding sequence ATGAAAACGATTAGCAGAGAAGAGCAGCTTAATATTACTCCAGATCAAGCCATTGATTTGCTTCAAAAAGGAAATCAGCGATTTGTCCAAAATCTGCGTTATAACCGTAATCTTCTCCAACAAGTGAATGAAACAGCTGATGGACAATATCCTTTTGCCTCAATTTTAAGTTGCATCGATTCAAGAACAACCGCTGAACTTATATTTGACCAGGGACTTGGTGATATTTTTAGTATTCGAATTGCTGGTAATATTGTGAATGACGACATTATCGGAAGTTTGGAGTTTGCTTGCAAAGTGGCAGGATCTAAACTGATTGTAGTTCTTGGCCATACAAATTGCGGTGCAATAAAAGGAGCGTGCGACCAAGCGGAATTAGGTTATTTGACCCAACTCTTGCATAAAATCACACCCGCAATTGATCAAGAAACTTCTTTTAAAGAAAATCGCAATGGAAATAACCTTCCTTATGTGAATGAAGTGGCTCGTATTAATGTTGAAAACAGTATGAAAACAATTCTCAATAAAAGCAGTATATTAAGTGAATTAGTTGCTCAAAAAACCATTAAAATAGTCGGTGGTTTGTATGATGTGGTTTCCGGTGAAGTCTCATTTTTTGGTGAGTAA
- a CDS encoding beta-1,3-glucanase family protein: protein MKIFKINNLSILILGLTGLLTISKCAFSQNECKNGGMSVSFDLSKTNNTSIENINTYIVVLGIDPTTKRHAYVKFNERNHVGSLIDITDANMNGKDYGISLSELTPNSEGMAQACIPYLTSGRIYISFGNALDIPTDKGTLTPIQPDVNNPKTTTNGTLFDKVEFNYNTHGETVINPTGVDFIAIPYTIQQAGHEYGHFGGLDGVIKNMKSIICHAAGETLNSSECAQRWAHSEWSSLVIYNSENALMRIDAPGRFGHRFDGYFANYINELSRYYSSSTNRSIKIDLKELNKGIWSGAFKPNTQTLVFTPENSSSYESLSYKLDSPQTSNSILMGAQTPFNNRNAIDSTLARDLTAAIVSGMLMRKESAFINKDFFDSQGNPIFKNKEQMQQLLPYYFNNIDNSVDYSVNQCGVTQDAPCVNVYSEAMHALSFDKNIEHPQESYTNAYAFSYDDFLGMDGTNTQTDKKPVIIVIGDMKNRKIPHVDP from the coding sequence ATGAAAATTTTTAAAATAAATAATTTAAGTATTTTAATACTGGGATTGACTGGTTTGTTAACTATAAGTAAGTGTGCTTTCTCACAAAACGAATGCAAGAATGGTGGCATGTCAGTTAGCTTTGACTTATCAAAAACCAACAATACAAGCATTGAAAATATAAATACTTATATCGTGGTATTAGGTATTGATCCCACAACCAAAAGACATGCTTATGTAAAATTTAATGAAAGAAATCATGTGGGCTCACTCATTGATATTACAGATGCCAACATGAATGGAAAAGACTATGGGATTTCATTATCAGAATTAACACCTAACTCAGAAGGGATGGCGCAAGCGTGTATACCCTATCTTACTTCAGGACGAATTTATATTTCCTTTGGAAATGCATTAGATATCCCTACTGACAAAGGAACATTAACGCCAATCCAGCCTGATGTAAATAACCCCAAAACAACTACAAATGGAACACTTTTTGACAAGGTCGAATTTAATTACAATACTCATGGCGAAACGGTTATTAATCCAACTGGCGTCGATTTTATTGCCATTCCCTATACCATTCAGCAGGCAGGCCATGAATATGGACATTTTGGTGGGCTTGATGGTGTCATAAAAAATATGAAATCCATTATTTGTCATGCCGCCGGAGAAACACTAAACTCATCCGAATGCGCTCAACGCTGGGCACATTCAGAATGGTCAAGTCTCGTTATTTATAATTCAGAAAATGCATTGATGCGAATTGATGCTCCAGGAAGATTTGGTCATCGATTTGATGGATATTTTGCCAACTATATCAACGAACTCAGTAGGTACTATTCCTCATCTACAAATCGTTCCATCAAGATTGATTTAAAAGAATTAAACAAGGGGATTTGGTCAGGCGCTTTTAAACCTAACACTCAAACCTTAGTCTTTACACCTGAAAACAGCTCAAGTTATGAATCTTTGTCCTATAAACTGGATTCACCACAAACAAGTAATTCCATTTTAATGGGCGCACAAACACCATTTAATAATCGTAATGCAATAGATTCAACCCTCGCCCGAGATCTGACTGCTGCGATTGTTTCAGGAATGTTGATGCGAAAAGAATCAGCTTTTATAAATAAGGATTTTTTTGATTCACAAGGCAATCCTATTTTTAAAAATAAAGAGCAAATGCAACAGCTACTTCCCTATTACTTCAATAATATTGATAATTCTGTAGATTATAGTGTAAATCAATGCGGAGTGACTCAAGATGCTCCATGTGTGAATGTTTATTCTGAGGCCATGCATGCATTGAGTTTCGATAAAAATATAGAGCATCCACAAGAGAGCTATACTAATGCTTACGCCTTTTCTTATGATGATTTTCTAGGTATGGATGGAACCAATACACAAACGGATAAGAAGCCAGTGATTATAGTAATCGGTGACATGAAAAATCGGAAAATTCCGCACGTTGATCCTTAA